A stretch of the Bacillus licheniformis DSM 13 = ATCC 14580 genome encodes the following:
- a CDS encoding acyl-CoA carboxylase subunit beta has product MNMFERVDDLNNSRQKASLGGGQERIDRQKQKGKLTARERIDLLLDEGTFTELNAFARSRQSGGPLGDGVVTGFGKIDGRPVYLFSQDFTVTGGALGEMHAKKIAAVMDLALKNKAPFIGLNDSGGARIQEGVLSLDGYGHIFYRNVLCSGIIPQISVILGPCAGGAVYSPALTDFVFMSEKTGQMFITGPKVIKTATGEAVSSGELGGAYIHNSISGNAHFSGDSDEAVLHEVRKLLSYILQNHEEKPPAKARKAKDHEIRPALMTILPEDGQRPYDVKQIIAEIADGGTFFEVQCHFAKNAVIGFARIAGETAAVVANQPKYLAGSLSMDAADKIARFIRFCDSFQIPILTLVDCPGFLPGIREEHGGVIRHGAKILYAYAEATVSKVTVILRKAYGGAYVALNSKALGADAVFAWPNAEIAVMGASEAADVLFAKEIERSDDPRAAREEKIRKCMQASSPFTAARYGMVDDIIDPKETRKKLIQTFDMLKSKKEIRLDKKHGNIPL; this is encoded by the coding sequence ATCTTCTGCTTGATGAGGGGACGTTCACTGAACTGAATGCCTTTGCCAGAAGCCGGCAGTCCGGCGGCCCGTTAGGCGACGGGGTTGTCACGGGATTCGGAAAGATCGACGGGCGGCCCGTTTATCTATTTTCCCAGGATTTTACCGTCACCGGCGGAGCGCTCGGAGAAATGCACGCCAAAAAAATAGCGGCCGTCATGGATCTTGCCCTCAAAAATAAGGCGCCGTTCATCGGTCTGAACGACTCAGGTGGTGCGAGAATTCAAGAGGGTGTGCTATCATTAGATGGATACGGTCATATTTTTTACCGAAATGTCCTTTGCTCAGGCATCATTCCGCAAATCTCTGTCATTCTCGGCCCTTGTGCGGGCGGCGCGGTTTATTCCCCCGCTTTGACCGACTTCGTTTTCATGAGCGAAAAAACCGGACAGATGTTTATTACCGGTCCGAAAGTCATCAAAACGGCGACAGGCGAGGCTGTCAGCTCCGGTGAATTGGGGGGCGCCTATATACATAATTCAATCAGCGGGAATGCCCATTTTTCCGGGGATTCCGATGAGGCCGTCCTCCATGAGGTGCGCAAGCTCTTGTCCTACATCCTCCAGAATCACGAAGAAAAGCCTCCCGCCAAGGCGAGAAAGGCGAAAGATCATGAGATAAGGCCTGCTTTAATGACGATCCTGCCTGAAGACGGTCAGCGTCCGTATGACGTCAAACAGATCATCGCGGAAATCGCAGACGGCGGAACATTTTTTGAAGTGCAGTGCCATTTTGCCAAAAACGCGGTGATCGGTTTTGCAAGGATAGCGGGGGAAACGGCGGCGGTCGTGGCCAACCAGCCGAAGTATTTAGCCGGAAGCCTCAGCATGGATGCGGCTGACAAAATCGCCCGGTTTATCCGTTTTTGCGATTCCTTTCAGATCCCGATTTTGACTTTGGTTGATTGTCCCGGTTTTCTTCCGGGAATACGCGAAGAGCACGGCGGGGTGATCAGGCACGGCGCCAAAATCCTTTACGCGTATGCGGAAGCCACTGTCAGCAAGGTGACGGTCATTTTAAGAAAAGCATACGGCGGAGCATATGTCGCTTTAAACAGCAAGGCGCTTGGAGCGGATGCCGTGTTTGCGTGGCCGAATGCAGAAATTGCAGTGATGGGCGCCTCGGAAGCTGCAGACGTGCTGTTTGCGAAGGAAATCGAACGGTCAGACGACCCGCGGGCCGCCCGGGAGGAAAAAATCCGGAAGTGCATGCAGGCTTCAAGCCCTTTTACCGCTGCAAGATACGGCATGGTTGACGATATCATCGATCCGAAAGAGACGCGGAAGAAGCTGATCCAAACGTTTGACATGCTGAAGAGCAAAAAAGAAATCCGGCTGGACAAAAAGCATGGAAATATACCGCTTTAA